A region of Deltaproteobacteria bacterium DNA encodes the following proteins:
- a CDS encoding DUF2905 domain-containing protein, which produces MDFHNPGKIIIIVGLFITIIGALILFAPKIPFIGRLPGDFYFKRGNFSFYFPLATSIILSVILTLVLSFIWRGK; this is translated from the coding sequence ATGGATTTTCATAACCCTGGAAAAATAATTATAATAGTCGGATTATTTATCACTATCATCGGGGCTTTAATCCTTTTCGCGCCGAAAATACCGTTTATCGGCAGATTGCCGGGGGACTTTTATTTCAAGCGCGGTAATTTTTCATTCTATTTTCCGCTCGCCACATCCATAATCCTAAGCGTAATTCTCACATTAGTCCTGAGTTTTATATGGAGGGGAAAATAA
- the leuD gene encoding 3-isopropylmalate dehydratase small subunit, producing the protein MEPLERVTGVVAPLDRMNVDTDQIIPKQFLKRIERTGFGEFLFFDWRYKEDGTPNPDFELNKEHYQGAKILLAGHNFGSGSSREHAPWALREYGFQVIIAPSFADIFYNNCFKNAILPIVLPEDLVKELFSKVNSKKGYTLTVDLDSQSITDEEGWSAHFDIDPFKKKSLLEGLDDIAHSLQHEDKITRYESLMSRQRSWAAPSREH; encoded by the coding sequence ATGGAACCGCTTGAAAGAGTTACCGGAGTCGTAGCCCCGCTTGACAGGATGAATGTAGATACTGACCAGATAATACCGAAGCAGTTCTTAAAGAGGATCGAGCGGACGGGATTCGGGGAGTTTTTATTCTTCGACTGGCGCTACAAAGAAGACGGCACGCCGAACCCCGACTTCGAATTAAATAAAGAACATTATCAAGGAGCTAAAATACTTTTGGCCGGTCATAATTTCGGAAGCGGGAGCTCCCGTGAGCATGCCCCCTGGGCGCTCAGGGAATATGGCTTTCAGGTGATAATAGCACCTTCTTTCGCAGATATCTTCTACAACAACTGTTTTAAGAACGCCATACTTCCGATCGTTCTTCCGGAGGATCTTGTGAAAGAGCTCTTTTCAAAAGTTAATTCTAAAAAAGGGTACACACTCACAGTAGACCTGGATTCTCAGAGTATTACAGATGAAGAAGGATGGTCCGCCCATTTTGATATAGACCCCTTCAAGAAGAAGAGCCTTCTGGAGGGGCTCGACGATATTGCTCACTCTCTTCAGCATGAGGACAAAATTACCCGCTACGAGAGTCTGATGTCCAGGCAAAGAAGCTGGGCTGCGCCTTCCCGGGAGCACTAA